Proteins encoded together in one Candidatus Xianfuyuplasma coldseepsis window:
- a CDS encoding uracil-xanthine permease family protein: MSFDLEFFYTKKTKRRKKVEKTNNLIVGIQERPSSIGQWVVLSLQHVFAMFGATVLVPLLTGLDVGVALVASGLGTLIYIVSTKGKAPVYLGSSFAYIAAIIASVLNSANALNVTVNGEVHTFSTIWGDADAGVYGVMDAVNDGLFTFKDVYSSAFIGLIIVGLIYVVVALIIKFVGSEWLKKLLPPVVIGPMIIIIGLGLAPVAISSAGLGGGAGWQIPLVAFVTFATVVAISLLGKGFVKIVPFIIAVLVGYLFAAALGLVDFDTFANYRFFQAPNFSIVGTYAVNWSSVLMFAPIAFVTIAEHIGDHTVLGEICEKDFITDPGLDKTLMGDGIATAISGALGGPANTTYGENTGVVAMTKVGSVYVTGLAALFAISLGFFGYIQAFINSIPWAVIGGMTIVLYGLIAGNGVKVLVKSQVNLGNMKNLIIVATMLVIGLGGASLPLNDAVSLTGMSLAALVGIGLNALLNFFESKGLLNQ, encoded by the coding sequence ATGTCTTTCGACTTAGAATTTTTTTATACCAAAAAAACGAAAAGGAGAAAGAAAGTGGAAAAAACAAACAATTTAATCGTAGGGATTCAAGAACGTCCTAGTAGTATAGGACAATGGGTAGTACTTAGTTTACAACATGTATTTGCAATGTTTGGTGCAACTGTATTAGTACCATTATTAACCGGTTTAGATGTTGGGGTTGCGTTAGTAGCAAGTGGACTTGGTACACTGATTTACATCGTATCAACAAAAGGAAAAGCACCGGTTTATTTAGGAAGTAGTTTTGCATATATTGCTGCGATTATCGCCAGTGTTTTAAATAGTGCTAATGCACTGAACGTTACAGTTAATGGTGAAGTGCATACGTTCTCAACGATATGGGGAGATGCTGATGCAGGAGTGTATGGTGTTATGGATGCTGTAAATGATGGCTTGTTTACATTTAAAGATGTCTACAGTAGCGCATTTATAGGCTTGATTATCGTAGGGTTAATCTACGTTGTTGTAGCGTTAATCATCAAATTCGTTGGTAGCGAATGGCTTAAAAAGCTGTTACCTCCAGTTGTTATCGGACCAATGATTATTATAATCGGGTTAGGATTGGCACCTGTTGCAATAAGTAGTGCTGGATTAGGAGGAGGAGCAGGATGGCAAATACCCCTTGTTGCCTTTGTAACTTTTGCCACTGTTGTCGCAATTAGCCTCTTAGGAAAAGGATTTGTAAAAATTGTTCCATTCATTATTGCAGTATTAGTAGGTTACCTTTTTGCAGCCGCACTAGGTCTTGTTGATTTTGATACCTTTGCCAATTATCGATTCTTCCAAGCACCAAACTTTTCAATCGTAGGTACTTATGCAGTAAATTGGTCTTCGGTATTAATGTTTGCACCAATTGCCTTTGTAACAATTGCGGAACACATTGGTGATCATACAGTTTTAGGAGAAATTTGTGAAAAAGACTTTATCACGGATCCAGGATTAGATAAAACCTTAATGGGGGATGGTATTGCAACTGCAATCAGTGGAGCACTTGGTGGTCCAGCCAATACGACATATGGTGAAAATACTGGAGTTGTTGCGATGACAAAAGTTGGAAGCGTATATGTAACTGGTCTTGCTGCATTGTTTGCGATCTCACTAGGATTCTTTGGTTATATTCAGGCTTTCATAAACAGTATTCCATGGGCCGTAATTGGTGGAATGACAATCGTATTATATGGATTGATTGCTGGAAATGGAGTAAAAGTTCTTGTTAAATCTCAGGTCAATCTAGGAAACATGAAAAACTTAATTATTGTTGCGACAATGTTGGTTATTGGACTAGGTGGAGCAAGCCTTCCACTAAATGATGCAGTAAGTTTAACTGGTATGAGTTTAGCAGCTCTTGTTGGTATCGGATTGAATGCATTACTTAACTTCTTTGAATCAAAAGGATTACTTAATCAATAG
- a CDS encoding DUF2188 domain-containing protein, which yields MFGLFKRRKKKHVKQPEEPVKKERKVEDVPRPFEEAVDAAEEEVNRLEKGIAEALSEEVEPTTEEPKKERKMSYHITKHPKGGWQLKKGKADRALKRFDTQKEAIDYAEQLEKERGISFVIHKADGSVRRKKY from the coding sequence ATGTTTGGATTATTTAAACGTCGTAAGAAAAAGCATGTCAAACAACCAGAAGAACCTGTAAAAAAAGAGCGTAAAGTAGAAGATGTACCACGCCCATTTGAAGAAGCCGTTGATGCTGCTGAAGAAGAAGTAAATAGACTAGAAAAAGGAATAGCCGAAGCCCTTTCAGAAGAGGTCGAACCAACGACAGAAGAACCCAAAAAAGAACGTAAAATGTCATATCACATTACAAAGCATCCAAAGGGTGGATGGCAGTTGAAAAAGGGGAAAGCCGATCGTGCATTAAAACGCTTTGATACTCAAAAAGAAGCGATTGATTATGCGGAACAACTGGAAAAAGAACGAGGCATTAGCTTTGTAATTCACAAGGCGGACGGGTCCGTACGTAGGAAAAAATACTAA
- a CDS encoding desulfoferrodoxin family protein has product MEVLTGNVNEERHVPWVQELETGYRVTVGKPSLHPMDDIHYIEYVELYVDGEMVGKHEFQPGDKPEAEFEVDKGKQVFAREFCNLHGLWQGELE; this is encoded by the coding sequence ATGGAAGTATTAACTGGAAACGTCAATGAAGAGCGTCATGTACCATGGGTACAAGAACTAGAAACAGGATATCGGGTAACGGTTGGTAAGCCATCACTACATCCAATGGATGATATTCATTACATTGAATATGTCGAACTCTATGTCGATGGTGAAATGGTTGGAAAACATGAGTTTCAACCAGGAGATAAACCAGAAGCAGAATTTGAAGTTGACAAAGGAAAACAAGTGTTTGCCCGTGAATTCTGTAATCTACATGGTTTATGGCAAGGAGAGTTGGAATAA
- a CDS encoding GNAT family N-acetyltransferase → MKISYRQGYLKQPTYDDLMYTKRLWEDEETMAFNKKWGGTIVFPKEEWMSFYERYCIDDPHYVYYHIYNNNHEFIGEVSSRSSDLITHHLNIKVLASMRGHQHGYHALNAYLEYLFNTPHATIVVDDVASDNQGAIHLLKKCGFIIEKENSEIVYMRLDKHQFDGHNK, encoded by the coding sequence ATGAAAATTTCCTATAGACAAGGATACCTAAAACAACCAACTTATGATGATTTAATGTATACAAAACGATTATGGGAAGATGAGGAGACCATGGCATTTAATAAAAAGTGGGGTGGAACCATCGTATTTCCGAAAGAGGAGTGGATGTCTTTTTATGAGCGATACTGTATAGATGATCCCCATTATGTCTATTATCACATTTACAATAATAATCATGAGTTTATCGGTGAAGTATCCTCCCGCTCAAGTGACTTGATTACGCATCACTTAAATATCAAAGTACTTGCTAGTATGCGTGGTCATCAACACGGATATCATGCATTAAATGCCTATCTAGAATATTTGTTTAACACGCCGCATGCAACAATCGTAGTCGATGATGTTGCTAGTGATAATCAGGGGGCAATTCACCTGCTTAAAAAATGCGGATTTATCATCGAAAAAGAGAATTCAGAGATTGTCTATATGCGACTTGATAAACATCAGTTTGACGGCCACAATAAATGA
- a CDS encoding prenyltransferase/squalene oxidase repeat-containing protein has product MDRIKWLLEGDVSIQYQVHRDLLDDDNESLRNRITYEGWGKQLLDLQQDNGHWGGGYYHYKWISTHYTLMELRRLNIKPNPSILRICNIIADDYKTNDGGITPNPQHWEFSDVCINGMSLYFMCYFGIAEEKLKSVIDFIISQQLPDGGFNCNYNYEKYGARHSSLHSTVSMVEGFNSFLQNGYNYKKDDVIRMREEAIEFMLMHRLFKSDHTGEVIKKQFTMLSYPPRWKYDILRALDAMREAGITYDERMADAFVILEKKQRKDGTWPLQNKHSGKVHFDMEKPGSSSRWNTLRVLRVYKHFLPHKTI; this is encoded by the coding sequence ATGGATCGAATCAAATGGTTACTTGAAGGGGATGTAAGTATCCAATATCAAGTTCATCGTGATCTGTTAGACGATGACAACGAAAGCCTGAGAAATCGCATAACGTATGAAGGTTGGGGAAAACAACTACTTGATTTACAACAAGATAACGGGCACTGGGGTGGAGGATATTATCACTATAAATGGATAAGCACCCATTATACATTGATGGAATTGCGACGACTTAATATCAAACCAAATCCATCCATATTGCGAATATGTAATATCATTGCAGATGATTATAAAACCAATGACGGAGGAATTACACCCAATCCCCAACATTGGGAATTTAGTGATGTCTGCATCAATGGGATGAGTTTATACTTTATGTGTTATTTTGGGATTGCCGAGGAGAAACTAAAGTCCGTCATTGATTTTATCATTTCCCAACAATTGCCAGACGGCGGGTTTAACTGTAACTATAATTATGAGAAATACGGGGCACGACATAGTTCTCTGCATTCAACGGTATCCATGGTAGAAGGATTTAATTCGTTTCTTCAAAATGGGTATAACTACAAGAAAGATGACGTTATCCGGATGCGAGAAGAAGCCATCGAGTTTATGTTGATGCATCGTTTGTTTAAATCCGATCATACAGGTGAAGTTATCAAAAAGCAATTTACGATGCTATCGTATCCACCACGATGGAAGTATGACATCCTACGAGCTCTTGATGCGATGCGTGAAGCAGGTATCACCTACGATGAACGAATGGCCGATGCGTTTGTAATATTAGAGAAGAAGCAGCGAAAGGATGGAACGTGGCCACTGCAGAATAAACATTCTGGTAAAGTTCATTTCGATATGGAAAAGCCAGGGTCGTCGAGTCGCTGGAATACGTTACGAGTCCTTCGGGTATACAAACATTTTCTTCCCCATAAAACCATATAA